From the genome of Ptychodera flava strain L36383 chromosome 22, AS_Pfla_20210202, whole genome shotgun sequence, one region includes:
- the LOC139122349 gene encoding mucin-22-like, with protein sequence MSESPDLFSSDSNESFDDSVLDSSYVPSSSDESFGSEEEGYGFFIPKEKKRSGNDEPQSGHPVYQGQGTEGSQTDKTDNTQTNVGDSPQSRHPVPRVRGLRVVKLTRLITPKLTLRTHLSPGTLCTRVRGLRVVKLTRLITPKLTSGTHLSPGTLCTRVKGLRSRHPVSQGQGTEGSQTDKTDNTQTNVGDSPQSRHPVSQGQGTEGSQTDKTDNTQTNVGNSPQSRPTHSKVRQVCKTAKRKRVKRLDHHLTNVHGLDSTSSRYQNYLGKAARDAKQESSLLMQARACSQTGERETAMAADVGGTPNTEEGQTTETRVEEIRNVATVPSTSGKQLFTGFKEEQQHKLLTPAEFLAYETCKMATTANKLLVHYDTDEGTACIPKATFGILNSHLMLQIVLDNAQRTGTYVNMTVGDFRRAANIDGDYVMTVGHHKTSDSAGPARVALRRSQQEESSDEDIHMLDLSEDIQEDEQNNTACGSIDAGKEDNIIQPAVGDDERQQMPESQSVQVQGERSESVTTDGDKMPESQSVQVQGERSESVTTAGDEMPESQSVQVQGERSESVTTAGAEMPESQSVQVQGERSESVTTDGDKMPESQSVQVQGERSESVTTTGDKMPESQSVQVQGERSESVTTAGAEMPEAQSVQVQGERSESVTTTGDKMPESQSVQVQGERSESVTTAGAEMPESQRVQVQGERSESVTTAGAEMPESQRVQVQGERSESVTTAGDEMPESQSVQVQGERSESVTTAGDKMPESQSVQVQRERSESVTTAGDKMSESQSVRVQGERSESVTTAGDKMPEAQSKQVPRKRRIHLDSESDEQSICSQASQASKKSRRALTHYRES encoded by the exons ATGTCTGAGAGCCCTGATTTGTTCTCTTCTGACAGTAATGAGTCTTTTGATGACTCTGTGTTAGATTCTAGCTATGTTCCTTCATCCTCCGATGAAAGTTTCGGGAGTGAAGAAGAAGGTTATGGTTTTTTTATACCAAAAGAGAAAAAACGCTCTGGAAATGACGAACCTCAGTCCGGGCACCCTGTGTACCAGGGTCAGGGGACTGAGGGTAGTCAAACTGACAAGACTGATAACACCCAAACTAACGTTGGGGACTCACCTCAGTCCAGGCACCCTGTTCCCAGGGTCAGGGGACTGAGGGTAGTCAAACTGACAAGACTGATAACACCCAAACTAACGTTGAGGACTCACCTCAGTCCAGGCACCCTGTGTACCAGGGTCAGGGGACTGAGGGTAGTCAAACTGACAAGACTGATAACACCCAAACTAACGTCGGGGACTCACCTCAGTCCAGGCACCCTGTGTACCAGGGTCAAGGGACTGAGG TCCAGGCACCCTGTTTCCCAGGGTCAGGGGACTGAGGGTAGTCAAACTGACAAGACTGATAACACCCAAACTAACGTTGGGGACTCACCTCAGTCCAGGCACCCTGTTTCCCAGGGTCAAGGGACTGAGGGTAGTCAAACTGACAAGACTGATAACACCCAAACTAACGTTGGGAACTCACCTCAGTCCAGGCCAACTCATTCCAAAGTAAGACAAGTTTGCAAAACAGCAAAACGAAAAAGAG tcaaaaggCTGGACCACCACCTGACCAATGTACACGGGCTAGACAGCACCAGTTCAAGATATCAAAACTACCTCGGGAAGGCTGCCCGCGATGCCAAGCAGGAGTCTTCCCTGTTAATGCAAGCAAGGGCTTGTTCTCAGACAGGGGAAAGAGAAACTGCAATGGCAGCAGATGTGGGAGGCACTCCTAACACTGAGGAGGGGCAAACAACTGAGACAAGAGTGGAGGAAATTCGAAATGTAGCGACGGTACCCAGTACTTCAGGCAAACAACTGTTTACTGGGTTTAAG GAGGAGCAACAGCATAAGCTGTTGACACCTGCTGAATTTCTGGCGTACGAAACATGTAAGATGGCAACCACAGCCAACAAGCTGCTGGTACACTACGACACAGATGAGGGCACCGCCTGCATTCCAAAGGCAACATTTGGAATTTTAAACAGCCACTTAATGCTGCAAATAGTTTTAGATAATGCGCAGAGGACTGGCACATATGTAAATATGACCGTCGGTGACTTTCGCAGAGCAGCCAACATTGACGGCGATTACGTCATGACTGTGGGCCACCACAAAACATCTGATAGTGCTGGGCCGGCAAGAGTG GCCCTACGTCGATCCCAACAAGAAGAGTCAAGCGACGAGGATATACACATGCTGGACTTGTCGGAAGACATACAGGAAGACGAGCAGAACAATACTGCTTGTGGCAGTATTGACGCCGGCAAGGAGGATAACATCATACAGCCTGCAGTAGGAGATGATGAAAGACAACAGATGCCAGAGTCTCAGAGCGTCCAAGTTCAAGGAGAGAGGAGTGAGTCGGTGACCACTGACGGTGACAAGATGCCAGAGTCTCAGAGCGTCCAAGTTCAAGGAGAGAGGAGTGAGTCGGTGACCACTGCCGGTGACGAGATGCCAGAGTCTCAGAGTGTCCAAGTTCAAGGAGAGAGGAGTGAGTCGGTGACCACTGCCGGTGCCGAGATGCCAGAGTCTCAGAGCGTCCAAGTTCAAGGAGAGAGGAGTGAGTCGGTGACCACTGACGGCGACAAGATGCCAGAGTCTCAGAGTGTCCAAGTTCAAGGAGAGAGGAGTGAGTCGGTGACCACTACCGGTGACAAGATGCCAGAGTCTCAGAGCGTCCAAGTTCAAGGAGAGAGGAGTGAGTCAGTGACCACTGCCGGTGCCGAGATGCCAGAGGCTCAGAGCGTCCAAGTTCAAGGAGAGAGGAGTGAGTCGGTGACCACTACCGGTGACAAGATGCCAGAGTCTCAGAGCGTCCAAGTTCAAGGAGAGAGGAGTGAGTCGGTGACCACTGCCGGTGCCGAGATGCCAGAGTCTCAGAGAGTCCAAGTTCAAGGAGAGAGGAGTGAGTCGGTGACCACTGCCGGTGCCGAGATGCCAGAGTCTCAGAGAGTCCAAGTTCAAGGAGAGAGGAGTGAGTCGGTGACCACTGCCGGTGACGAGATGCCAGAGTCTCAGAGTGTCCAAGTTCAAGGAGAGAGGAGTGAGTCGGTGACCACTGCCGGTGACAAGATGCCAGAGTCTCAGAGCGTCCAAGTTCAAAGAGAGAGGAGTGAGTCGGTGACCACTGCCGGTGACAAGATGTCAGAGTCTCAGAGCGTCCGAGTTCAAGGAGAGAGGAGTGAGTCGGTGACCACTGCCGGTGACAAGATGCCAGAGGCTCAGAGCAAGCAAGTTCCCAGGAAGAGAAGAATTCACCTTGATAGTGAAAGCGACGAGCAGAGCATCTGCAGTCAAGCAAGTCAG GCTTCGAAGAAAAGCAGACGAGCTTTAACCCATTACAGAGAAAGCTGA